A DNA window from Caulobacter mirabilis contains the following coding sequences:
- a CDS encoding FAD/NAD(P)-binding protein — translation MAFEPPAGSRAAVAIVGGGFSGTLLALKLAAARPEGRVLLIEPSNRPGRGLAYGACAPSHLLNVPVARMEVGLTPTFADWLAAHGGMDEALAESGGDMAAAFAPRALWGRYLADQLAAARASGAVTVLRGEAVRMLDAPRRGLVLRDGREVEAETVVLATGNLPPRPPLPADHWLQDDPAFVVDPWDRTALEGLDPDAPVLLIGTGLTMVDIALKLTEDGHRGPMVAVSRRGLLPRAHRYGGAWPTFLAPHLPAGPAVLSRIIRAEIRKAVAEGQPWQRVIDAVRPYIGRIWAEWTPADRSRFLRHQRARWDVFRHRMAPRIAAGIETLTAEGRLTVKGGRLRDWRRDGDRLAITLHPRGGGAAETLAAARVINCTGPRSDLKGLEVPLFADLARRGLIAPDALGLGLETADCAVLSARGEASTWLHAVGPLTRPAWWEITAVPEIAAQVDGLAHVLARDVDHAPALATVFLDLGAGI, via the coding sequence ATGGCTTTCGAACCGCCCGCCGGCAGCCGTGCGGCCGTCGCCATCGTAGGCGGCGGCTTCAGCGGGACTTTGCTGGCGTTGAAACTCGCCGCCGCGCGACCCGAAGGGCGCGTCCTCCTGATCGAGCCGTCGAACCGGCCGGGCCGGGGGCTGGCCTATGGCGCCTGCGCGCCCTCGCACCTGCTGAACGTGCCGGTGGCGCGGATGGAGGTCGGGCTGACGCCGACCTTCGCCGATTGGCTGGCCGCCCATGGCGGCATGGACGAGGCCCTGGCCGAGAGCGGCGGCGACATGGCGGCCGCCTTCGCGCCGCGCGCGCTGTGGGGGCGCTATCTGGCCGACCAGCTGGCGGCCGCCCGGGCCTCGGGCGCCGTGACCGTGCTGCGCGGCGAGGCCGTGCGGATGCTCGACGCGCCCCGCCGCGGCCTGGTCCTGCGCGACGGCCGCGAGGTCGAGGCGGAGACGGTGGTGCTGGCCACCGGCAACCTGCCGCCGCGCCCGCCCCTGCCCGCGGACCATTGGCTGCAGGACGATCCGGCCTTCGTCGTCGATCCCTGGGACCGGACGGCGCTGGAAGGGCTCGATCCCGACGCCCCGGTGCTGCTGATCGGGACCGGCCTGACCATGGTCGACATCGCCCTGAAGCTGACCGAGGACGGCCACCGCGGGCCGATGGTCGCCGTCTCGCGCCGCGGCCTGCTGCCCCGCGCCCACCGCTACGGCGGCGCCTGGCCGACCTTCCTCGCGCCGCACCTGCCCGCCGGCCCGGCCGTGCTGTCGCGGATCATCCGCGCCGAGATTCGCAAGGCGGTGGCCGAGGGCCAGCCCTGGCAGCGGGTCATCGACGCCGTGCGCCCCTACATCGGCCGGATCTGGGCCGAATGGACTCCGGCTGACCGCAGCCGCTTCCTGCGCCATCAGCGGGCGCGCTGGGACGTCTTCCGCCACCGCATGGCGCCGCGCATCGCCGCCGGCATAGAGACCCTGACGGCCGAGGGCCGGCTGACGGTCAAGGGCGGCCGGCTGCGCGACTGGCGACGCGACGGCGACCGCTTGGCCATCACCCTGCATCCCCGCGGCGGCGGCGCGGCGGAGACCCTGGCGGCGGCGCGGGTGATCAACTGCACCGGCCCGCGCAGCGACCTGAAGGGGCTGGAGGTCCCGCTGTTCGCCGACCTGGCCCGCCGAGGCCTGATCGCGCCGGACGCCCTGGGCCTGGGACTGGAGACCGCCGACTGCGCCGTGCTGTCGGCCAGGGGCGAGGCTTCGACCTGGCTCCACGCCGTCGGCCCGCTGACCCGGCCGGCCTGGTGGGAGATCACCGCCGTGCCCGAGATCGCCGCCCAGGTCGACGGCCTGGCCCATGTGCTGGCGCGCGACGTCGACCATGCGCCGGCCCTGGCGACGGTGTTCCTCGACCTCGGCGCCGGAATCTAG
- a CDS encoding serine hydrolase domain-containing protein, with the protein MRLLLLGCVVGLSLSATAAVAADPDRQRRVETGLMGAAVFGDRPETWSLESRMAHWKVPGVSIAVVDDGKIVWAKGYGVLAAGEPAPVTARTRFQAASISKPVAAAGALSLVETGQLSLDGDVSKVLKTWTLPANPYTAERPLTLRDLLSHTGGTSQHGFPGYAQGAAVPTLTQLLDGKAPASNPAITFEARPGERWKYSGGGYEIAEQVMIDAAGKPFPDILAERVFKPAGMAASGYARPDMGAFALAHGRDGRTIPGGWHTYPEHAAAGLWTTPTDLARFGIALSRGWQGKAGGMLKPGTVKAMATEVKDGYGLGVGLQGEGEAFALIHGGANRGFKANWVIHPGSGDGVAVMTNGEAGDLLAREILRAVARTYDWPDYRPEVYQPHALPPDVLASRVGDWSVGEGDKRMVFPAKLVDGRLVFVTPRGEFGFVPIGPTTMVSVDLGIKAEFSKTEDGRDKARVFGETLTK; encoded by the coding sequence ATGCGTCTGCTTCTGCTGGGGTGCGTGGTCGGGCTGTCCCTGTCGGCGACGGCCGCCGTCGCCGCGGACCCGGATCGCCAGCGCCGGGTCGAGACCGGCCTCATGGGCGCGGCGGTGTTCGGGGATCGGCCGGAGACCTGGTCCCTCGAGTCGCGGATGGCGCACTGGAAGGTCCCAGGCGTCAGCATCGCGGTGGTCGACGACGGCAAGATCGTCTGGGCCAAGGGCTACGGGGTGCTGGCGGCGGGCGAGCCGGCGCCGGTGACGGCCCGGACCCGCTTCCAGGCGGCCTCGATCAGCAAGCCGGTCGCGGCGGCCGGCGCCCTGTCGCTGGTCGAGACCGGCCAGCTCAGCCTCGACGGCGACGTAAGCAAGGTCCTGAAGACCTGGACCCTGCCGGCCAATCCCTACACGGCCGAGCGGCCGCTGACCCTGCGCGATCTGCTGTCCCACACCGGCGGAACCAGCCAGCACGGCTTTCCGGGTTACGCCCAGGGCGCGGCCGTTCCGACGCTGACGCAGCTTCTGGACGGCAAGGCGCCGGCCAGCAACCCCGCGATCACCTTCGAGGCTAGGCCCGGCGAGCGCTGGAAGTACTCCGGCGGCGGCTACGAGATCGCCGAGCAGGTGATGATCGACGCCGCCGGCAAGCCCTTCCCCGACATCCTGGCCGAGCGCGTGTTCAAACCGGCCGGGATGGCGGCCAGCGGCTACGCCCGGCCGGACATGGGCGCCTTCGCGCTCGCCCACGGCCGCGACGGCAGGACCATCCCTGGCGGTTGGCACACCTATCCGGAGCATGCGGCGGCCGGGCTCTGGACCACGCCGACCGACCTGGCGCGGTTCGGCATCGCCCTGTCCCGGGGCTGGCAGGGCAAGGCCGGCGGCATGCTCAAGCCCGGGACGGTCAAGGCCATGGCGACCGAAGTGAAGGACGGCTACGGCCTGGGCGTCGGCCTGCAAGGCGAAGGGGAAGCCTTCGCCCTGATCCACGGCGGGGCGAATCGCGGCTTCAAGGCCAACTGGGTCATCCACCCCGGCTCGGGCGACGGCGTGGCGGTAATGACCAACGGCGAGGCCGGCGACCTGCTGGCGCGTGAGATCCTGCGCGCGGTGGCTCGCACCTACGACTGGCCCGACTACAGGCCCGAGGTCTATCAGCCCCACGCCCTGCCGCCGGACGTTCTGGCCTCCCGCGTCGGGGATTGGAGCGTGGGCGAGGGGGACAAGCGCATGGTCTTTCCCGCCAAGCTGGTCGATGGGCGGCTGGTCTTCGTCACGCCGCGCGGCGAATTCGGCTTCGTCCCGATCGGGCCGACGACCATGGTCTCGGTCGACCTGGGCATAAAGGCCGAGTTCTCGAAGACCGAGGACGGACGCGACAAGGCCAGGGTGTTCGGCGAGACCCTGACGAAGTAG
- a CDS encoding response regulator, which translates to MLVAMLGGFGLRRVQRSRYPSQIPLWTEQGFDLIFVGVTAINLHELDSISALRRSVDHPSRTAPVVVMSSYTPRSLIERAREAGATFVLSKPLQARTVFDRILWLAKTPREFVDMDAYFGPDRRMRDDGPPLGEADRRAGDPLDHAAAIR; encoded by the coding sequence ATGCTCGTCGCGATGCTCGGCGGCTTCGGCCTGAGACGGGTCCAGAGATCCCGCTATCCGAGCCAGATCCCGCTTTGGACGGAACAGGGTTTCGACCTGATCTTCGTCGGCGTGACCGCCATCAACCTGCACGAGCTGGACAGCATCTCGGCGCTCCGACGCTCGGTCGACCACCCCTCCCGCACGGCGCCGGTGGTGGTGATGTCCAGCTACACGCCCCGGTCCCTGATCGAGCGCGCTCGGGAGGCCGGCGCGACCTTCGTGCTGAGCAAGCCCCTGCAGGCGCGGACCGTCTTCGACCGCATCCTCTGGCTGGCCAAGACGCCTCGCGAGTTCGTCGACATGGACGCCTACTTCGGGCCGGATCGGCGAATGCGGGACGACGGGCCGCCGCTGGGCGAAGCGGACCGGCGAGCAGGCGATCCTCTCGACCACGCCGCGGCGATCCGATGA
- a CDS encoding intradiol ring-cleavage dioxygenase: MTPTPKPHRRLTLLGLAAIGGAGVCGCSPAASAPAKTAAAGKARPDLYSCEGCQAVLERDPATLPARLRLAEAGQPGERMVLTGRVLTVDGAPAPGVVIYAHHTNADGYYADGTPETEWSRRHGRLRGWVKTGADGRYGFDTIKPAPYPDRTMPAHVHLFIQEAGRPPYYIDDVVFAGEFKVDDAYRAKQELRGGGGIVTLTRDGAGVWQARRDIRLERRPS; encoded by the coding sequence ATGACCCCGACGCCGAAACCCCACCGACGCCTGACTCTGCTGGGCCTGGCCGCGATCGGCGGCGCGGGGGTCTGCGGCTGCAGCCCGGCCGCGAGCGCGCCGGCCAAGACGGCGGCCGCCGGCAAGGCGCGGCCCGACCTCTACAGCTGCGAAGGCTGCCAGGCGGTCCTGGAGCGCGATCCGGCCACCCTGCCCGCCCGCCTGCGTCTGGCGGAGGCCGGCCAGCCGGGCGAGCGGATGGTCCTGACCGGCCGGGTGCTGACCGTGGACGGCGCCCCGGCGCCCGGCGTGGTCATCTACGCCCACCACACCAACGCCGACGGGTACTACGCCGACGGAACGCCCGAGACGGAGTGGAGCCGCCGGCACGGGCGGCTGCGCGGCTGGGTGAAGACCGGCGCCGACGGCCGCTACGGCTTCGACACCATCAAGCCGGCGCCCTATCCCGACCGGACCATGCCGGCCCACGTCCACCTGTTCATCCAGGAGGCCGGCCGCCCGCCCTACTACATCGACGACGTGGTCTTCGCGGGCGAGTTCAAGGTCGACGACGCCTACCGGGCCAAGCAGGAGCTGCGCGGAGGCGGGGGCATCGTGACCCTGACCCGCGATGGGGCCGGCGTCTGGCAGGCGCGCCGCGACATCCGGCTGGAGCGGCGTCCGAGCTAG